Proteins from a single region of Lepus europaeus isolate LE1 chromosome 4, mLepTim1.pri, whole genome shotgun sequence:
- the NIPAL4 gene encoding magnesium transporter NIPA4 isoform X2, with translation MELRASNSSCENGSFINLYCSSHEVLCQIVSGLSPQVPSNATGSSWQERFRQNYGFYVGLGLAFLSSFLVGTSVILKKKGLQRLVATGATRAVDGGFGYLKDAMWWAGFLTMAAGEVANFGAYAFAPATVVTPLGALSVLISAILSSYFLGESLNLLGKLGCVICVAGSTVMVIHAPEEEKVTTVMQMASKMKDTGFIVFAVLLLVSCLILIFVVAPRYGQRNILIYIIICSVIGAFSVSAVKGLGITIKNFFQGLPVVRHPLPYILSLILALSLSTQVNFLNRALDIFNTSLVFPIYYVFFTTVVVTSSIILFKEWNSMSAVDIMGTLAGFVTIILGVFMLHAFKDLAISWANLPHMHKNPTPPTPSPEPTVIRLEDKNVLVDNIELSSTPSPEEKPRVFIIHS, from the exons ATGGAGCTGCGGGCCAGCAACTCCAGCTGCGAGAACG GCTCCTTCATCAACCTCTACTGCTCTTCCCATGAAGTCCTGTGCCAGATCGTCAGTGGCCTCAGCCCCCAGGTGCCCAGCAATGCCACCGGGAGCAGCTGGCAGGAGAGGTTCAGGCAGAACTACGGCTTTTACGTCGGCCTCGGCCTggccttcctgtccagcttcctggtcGGCACCAGCGTCATTCTCAAGAAGAAAGGCCTCCAGCGACTCGTGGCCACGGGGGCCACTCGGGCAG TGGACGGAGGCTTTGGCTACCTGAAAGACGCAATGTGGTGGGCCGGATTTCTCACCA TGGCTGCTGGGGAAGTTGCCAACTTCGGGGCCTACGCATTTGCACCTGCAACAGTCGTCACGCCTCTGGGAGCACTCAGCGTCCTCATAAG TGCCATCCTGTCCTCCTACTTCCTGGGTGAGAGCCTGAACCTGCTGGGGAAGCTGGGCTGCGTGATCTGCGTGGCAGGCAGCACAGTGATGGTGATACACGCCCCCGAGGAGGAGAAGGTCACCACCGTCATGCAGATGGCTTCCAAGATGAAAGACACGG gctTCATCGTGTTTGCCGTGCTCCTGCTGGTGTCCTGCCTCATTCTCATCTTCGTCGTCGCCCCACGTTACGGGCAAAGGAACATCCTCATCTACATCATCATCTGCTCTGTGATCGGGGCCTTCTCCGTGTCTGCCGTCAAGGGTCTGGGCATCACCatcaagaacttcttccagggctTGCCTGTTGTGAGGCACCCACTGCCCTACATCCTGTCGCTCATCCTGGCACTCTCCCTAAGCACTCAGGTCAACTTCCTCAACAGGGCGCTGGATATTTTTAATACCTCCCTGGTGTTCCCCATCTACTACGTGTTCTTCACCACGGTGGTCGTCACCTCTTCCATCATCCTCTTCAAGGAGTGGAACAGCATGTCAGCTGTGGACATCATGGGAACCCTTGCTGGCTTTGTCACCATCATCTTGGGAGTGTTCATGCTTCATGCTTTCAAAGACCTGGCCATCAGCTGGGCCAACTTGCCCCACATGCACAAAAACCCAACACCACCTActcccagcccagagcccacCGTCATTAGACTGGAAGACAAGAATGTCCTTGTGGACAATATAGAACTTTCCAGCACCCCGTCACCAGAAGAGAAGCCCAGAGTATTTATAATCCATTCATAA
- the NIPAL4 gene encoding magnesium transporter NIPA4 isoform X1, with protein sequence MELRASNSSCENGSFINLYCSSHEVLCQIVSGLSPQVPSNATGSSWQERFRQNYGFYVGLGLAFLSSFLVGTSVILKKKGLQRLVATGATRAVAAGEVANFGAYAFAPATVVTPLGALSVLISAILSSYFLGESLNLLGKLGCVICVAGSTVMVIHAPEEEKVTTVMQMASKMKDTGFIVFAVLLLVSCLILIFVVAPRYGQRNILIYIIICSVIGAFSVSAVKGLGITIKNFFQGLPVVRHPLPYILSLILALSLSTQVNFLNRALDIFNTSLVFPIYYVFFTTVVVTSSIILFKEWNSMSAVDIMGTLAGFVTIILGVFMLHAFKDLAISWANLPHMHKNPTPPTPSPEPTVIRLEDKNVLVDNIELSSTPSPEEKPRVFIIHS encoded by the exons ATGGAGCTGCGGGCCAGCAACTCCAGCTGCGAGAACG GCTCCTTCATCAACCTCTACTGCTCTTCCCATGAAGTCCTGTGCCAGATCGTCAGTGGCCTCAGCCCCCAGGTGCCCAGCAATGCCACCGGGAGCAGCTGGCAGGAGAGGTTCAGGCAGAACTACGGCTTTTACGTCGGCCTCGGCCTggccttcctgtccagcttcctggtcGGCACCAGCGTCATTCTCAAGAAGAAAGGCCTCCAGCGACTCGTGGCCACGGGGGCCACTCGGGCAG TGGCTGCTGGGGAAGTTGCCAACTTCGGGGCCTACGCATTTGCACCTGCAACAGTCGTCACGCCTCTGGGAGCACTCAGCGTCCTCATAAG TGCCATCCTGTCCTCCTACTTCCTGGGTGAGAGCCTGAACCTGCTGGGGAAGCTGGGCTGCGTGATCTGCGTGGCAGGCAGCACAGTGATGGTGATACACGCCCCCGAGGAGGAGAAGGTCACCACCGTCATGCAGATGGCTTCCAAGATGAAAGACACGG gctTCATCGTGTTTGCCGTGCTCCTGCTGGTGTCCTGCCTCATTCTCATCTTCGTCGTCGCCCCACGTTACGGGCAAAGGAACATCCTCATCTACATCATCATCTGCTCTGTGATCGGGGCCTTCTCCGTGTCTGCCGTCAAGGGTCTGGGCATCACCatcaagaacttcttccagggctTGCCTGTTGTGAGGCACCCACTGCCCTACATCCTGTCGCTCATCCTGGCACTCTCCCTAAGCACTCAGGTCAACTTCCTCAACAGGGCGCTGGATATTTTTAATACCTCCCTGGTGTTCCCCATCTACTACGTGTTCTTCACCACGGTGGTCGTCACCTCTTCCATCATCCTCTTCAAGGAGTGGAACAGCATGTCAGCTGTGGACATCATGGGAACCCTTGCTGGCTTTGTCACCATCATCTTGGGAGTGTTCATGCTTCATGCTTTCAAAGACCTGGCCATCAGCTGGGCCAACTTGCCCCACATGCACAAAAACCCAACACCACCTActcccagcccagagcccacCGTCATTAGACTGGAAGACAAGAATGTCCTTGTGGACAATATAGAACTTTCCAGCACCCCGTCACCAGAAGAGAAGCCCAGAGTATTTATAATCCATTCATAA